From a single Corynebacterium kroppenstedtii DSM 44385 genomic region:
- a CDS encoding 30S ribosomal protein bS22, with translation MGSVIKKRRKRMSKKKHRKLLRRTRVQRRKLGK, from the coding sequence ATGGGTTCTGTCATTAAGAAGCGCCGCAAGCGTATGTCCAAGAAGAAGCACCGCAAGCTTCTGCGCCGCACCCGCGTTCAGCGTAGGAAGCTCGGTAAGTAA
- a CDS encoding helix-turn-helix domain-containing protein: MSHAENGSFLTVAEVADIMRVSKMTVYRLVHAGELPAVRVGRSFRVHESAVDEYLKESHYKAI, from the coding sequence ATGAGCCATGCAGAAAACGGATCGTTTCTGACGGTCGCTGAAGTTGCAGACATTATGCGAGTCTCCAAGATGACCGTGTACCGCCTGGTCCACGCCGGTGAGCTTCCGGCTGTTCGCGTAGGGCGTTCCTTCCGGGTACACGAGTCTGCGGTGGATGAGTACCTTAAAGAGTCGCACTACAAAGCGATCTAG
- the proC gene encoding pyrroline-5-carboxylate reductase, protein MTKIAVIGGGKIGEALIGGLLSGDYDPTDIVVANRRPERSDELKERYGVTAVDDDATAVENADIAFLCVKPYDTLGVVESIADVVDHNDTDTILVSMAAGITLSSLEGIASAGTAIVRVMPNTPMLVGKGVNVIARGRFVSDEQLETVSDLLGLLGYTAEVKESQMDAATAVSGSGPAYFFLVLEAMTDAGVNLGLPRELAKELASQTALGASTMATQEGADPVQLRANVSSPGGTTSAATRALDENGLRTAFYRAMEACAKKSEELGKPASKSDNSGDN, encoded by the coding sequence ATGACTAAAATCGCTGTAATTGGTGGAGGAAAGATCGGCGAGGCCCTGATTGGGGGCCTACTGTCTGGCGATTACGATCCGACGGATATTGTCGTAGCTAATCGACGCCCAGAGCGCAGCGACGAACTCAAAGAGCGCTATGGAGTTACCGCCGTTGACGACGATGCCACTGCGGTAGAAAACGCGGACATTGCTTTCCTATGCGTGAAGCCCTACGACACGCTCGGCGTCGTGGAAAGCATCGCAGATGTCGTTGACCACAACGATACGGACACAATCCTGGTGTCCATGGCCGCAGGAATCACCTTGTCCTCGCTGGAGGGGATCGCCTCCGCGGGGACGGCTATTGTGCGCGTGATGCCCAACACTCCCATGCTCGTGGGCAAGGGCGTCAACGTGATCGCGCGGGGCCGCTTCGTCTCTGACGAGCAGCTGGAAACAGTCTCTGACCTGCTCGGACTGCTGGGCTACACCGCGGAAGTTAAAGAATCGCAAATGGATGCGGCGACCGCTGTGTCCGGATCGGGCCCGGCCTATTTCTTCCTTGTTCTGGAAGCCATGACGGATGCTGGCGTCAACTTGGGGCTGCCCCGTGAACTAGCTAAGGAGCTGGCTTCGCAAACAGCACTGGGCGCGTCGACGATGGCTACGCAGGAAGGGGCCGACCCTGTACAGCTTCGCGCGAATGTTTCGTCGCCAGGTGGGACGACGAGTGCAGCCACCCGTGCCCTCGACGAGAACGGCTTGCGTACCGCCTTTTATCGGGCGATGGAAGCATGCGCGAAGAAGTCCGAGGAGCTAGGGAAGCCGGCGTCGAAATCGGATAATTCGGGCGACAACTAA
- a CDS encoding Ppx/GppA phosphatase family protein yields the protein MRLGVLDVGSNTVHLVVVDARQGGQPSAMSDWKTTMRLMEHINKHGELNSKGRHKLVKGVKEASDLAETFGCDDMIPFATSAVRSATNSDDVLAEVKDQTGVELKILSGEDEARLTFLAVRRWYGWSAGRIIDLDIGGGSLEISAGPDEDPEDAFSVQLGANRLTHDWLDQDPPSKKKIKALRDYIDAELATPAATIRNHGVPDLAVGTSKTFRTLARLTGAAPSSAGPRVKRTLTRAGVRQLIAFISRMTAEDRAELEGVSADRAPQIVAGALVAEGAMRALDLEEISICPWALREGVIMRYTDSPDFVADYQ from the coding sequence GTGCGACTCGGTGTACTAGACGTAGGAAGCAACACCGTTCATCTCGTGGTGGTTGATGCCCGTCAGGGTGGTCAACCGTCGGCGATGAGCGACTGGAAAACCACCATGCGGCTCATGGAGCACATTAATAAGCATGGCGAGTTGAACTCGAAAGGCCGCCACAAGCTCGTCAAAGGGGTCAAAGAGGCCTCCGACCTGGCCGAAACGTTCGGTTGCGATGACATGATCCCCTTCGCCACGTCCGCGGTGCGCTCCGCCACCAACTCCGACGACGTCCTGGCGGAAGTGAAGGACCAGACCGGCGTCGAACTAAAAATTCTCTCCGGCGAGGATGAAGCTCGCCTGACATTTCTTGCTGTCCGACGGTGGTACGGATGGTCGGCCGGGCGCATCATTGACCTCGACATCGGGGGCGGATCCCTCGAGATCAGCGCCGGGCCAGATGAAGACCCGGAGGATGCGTTCTCCGTCCAGTTGGGCGCGAACCGGTTGACCCACGACTGGCTGGACCAAGATCCACCGTCGAAGAAGAAGATTAAAGCGCTGCGCGATTACATCGACGCGGAATTGGCCACCCCAGCAGCGACGATTAGGAACCACGGGGTTCCCGATCTTGCCGTGGGAACGTCGAAAACCTTTAGGACATTGGCCCGACTGACGGGCGCCGCTCCCAGTTCGGCTGGCCCCAGGGTGAAGCGGACGTTGACTCGCGCGGGTGTTCGGCAGCTGATTGCGTTTATTTCTCGGATGACGGCGGAGGACCGCGCGGAGCTCGAGGGAGTCAGTGCGGATCGCGCGCCGCAGATCGTGGCCGGTGCGCTGGTGGCTGAGGGGGCCATGCGCGCGCTGGATCTGGAAGAGATCAGCATCTGCCCGTGGGCTCTGCGTGAAGGTGTCATTATGCGGTACACCGATTCGCCCGACTTTGTGGCTGATTATCAGTAG
- a CDS encoding DoxX family protein produces MTKKSLQRRLSRAKKLYAGHAPKKEPVSQKVTRLALGGFMTMAGVSHLAWNRKTFQDQVPSWAPFSEDSVVVGSGLAEIGLGLSLLALPKERRKVGVALAAFYIAIFPGNVGQYAEKNGGFNLDTDGKRLLRLFGQPGLIAAALWAGGLPEKD; encoded by the coding sequence ATGACTAAGAAATCACTTCAGCGTCGACTGTCCCGCGCAAAGAAGCTATACGCAGGGCATGCGCCTAAAAAAGAGCCAGTTTCCCAGAAGGTTACGCGGCTCGCTCTCGGTGGATTTATGACGATGGCGGGTGTGTCGCACCTCGCGTGGAACCGTAAAACGTTCCAGGACCAGGTCCCGTCCTGGGCTCCGTTCTCTGAGGACTCGGTCGTCGTCGGCTCTGGTTTGGCAGAAATTGGCCTTGGCCTGAGCCTGTTAGCTTTGCCCAAGGAGCGCCGCAAAGTGGGGGTTGCATTGGCTGCTTTCTACATTGCTATTTTCCCGGGCAATGTGGGGCAGTACGCCGAAAAGAACGGCGGTTTTAACTTGGATACCGACGGCAAACGTCTCCTGCGTCTCTTCGGACAGCCGGGATTGATCGCTGCTGCACTGTGGGCTGGCGGCCTGCCTGAGAAGGACTAA